In the Fibrobacter sp. genome, AGCCCTCTTTTTGGCCGCATCAAAAGGAAGACCTTCCTTCATCAGTTGCATAACACGGGGAACCTCTAAGTGAGAGAACAACCTCAAATCAGCAGGATCGTCACCAAGCCCAACATCAAGAAGATCTATTATCGATTCAAATTCAATATCAACGGTTCCGGAATCAAGATTTGACCACTCTGCCTTAATAACAAACTGGACATACCTGTTCTTGTAATTACGCTTTTCTATTTCGTATTTCCCTTTGACCTCCAACTCCGTACACTGATTGAAATTTGAATCCAGTTCAAAAGCTTTTATTTCCTTAACATAAACTTTCGACGGGAACAATAGTTTTCCATTTAAAGTTCTACCATTCAATCGCCACTGGACAGCATATTCAGACTCATCACTAGCATATTGAATATTTGCAGAATCATCACCAGAGCAACCCCACAAAAAGGATATCACAAACAGCCAAAGAATTTTTTTCATCGTCACCACGCCGGTTTAATAGAAGAAGCACATTGTTCAAAGGACTGTTGTCCCAATTCAATATCCCAGGAGAGCGTGGCTACATCATTATTTATGTCAAGATGAAAATGATGCTCTACAATTTTTTCATCTTGATACTTGTCATCCATGCCAATCTTCCCTTTGAACTTTGACAGAACAAAATCTGAGGGAGAAATCACTTCTACATAGGAATAACTTTCATTGTGTATCACTATTTGATCTGCCGTAGAACACTCATTGGTATGGCATCCATATAAATCCAAATACATCCGTGCTTTTTCGCCGCCGTAGCTAACAATAAAACTTAGCAAGCCTGGACGGTACATATCTTGCACACTAATTGCAGGATCATCAACTTCTTCCAGATTCAACGAATCTAAATATGCGAAATGTGTCTCCCCAACAATATCGGTATAGTAATCGGTGACATTCCCACACGAATCACTGCAGCTCGCAAGCTGCAGCGCAACAAACGCGACCGCCAATAACCCACCAAATCTTTTAATCATAACTTGGAAGAAAATACAAAAATATTCTCGTTCTGGATTATCTGCACAACATATTGGCCCTTGGGCAATGAGATATTGGACTTGTAGATTTTTTAATAGAGGGCTTTTCGCAAGCCAATCCAAAAAATTCGCTCCTTTTCCACCATTCCCATTTCAAAGAACTATATTTGACATATACGCTGCGGTTCTTTGCAGCTCCGAAGGGAATTACACTGGTTAGGATATGGTAAAGCAAATTTCAGCTATTTTTGGCATCGCTTTTTTGATTGCTGCTTGCGAAACAAAAACTTCTGAGCCCGAAATTGAAGTCCATGTTGAACACGGCGAATTCACGGATTCTCGCGATGGACAAACCTACAAGACGGTAACCATTGAATCCCAGACATGGATGGCAGAGAATCTGAATTATAAAACTGACAAGAGTTTTTGCTATAACAACGTCACCGATTCTTGCAACATATACGGACGATTGTATTCGGAATACCGTTTCAACAACGCTTACATTGAGCTTTGCCCAGAAGGATGGCACACCCCCAACAGAGAAGAATGGATTATTCTATTTGAAACTGTAGGGGGTACGGAAACGGCAGGAATCAAGCTGCATTCCAGTGATAGATGGATGTACAGCTGGGACATCGGAGAAAACAAGTATGGTTTTTCCATCCTGCCCGCAGGAGAAAAGTGCAGTAATTTCGACGGCATTAATGAATGGGCAACATTTTGGGTAAGAGACAACTCAACGATTTATAATCAAGTCAACATCTCAGGAAAATATCCTTATTTTGAGAATACTGACTATGATTGCGCATTCTCCATCCGTTGTATAAAAGACTAATACCCCGAATCATTTCAGGTTAGGATATGTTAAAACAAATATTGGCATTACTCAGTATCACAGTTTTTTTTGTAGCCTGTGATTTCGGGACATCAGAGTCAGATGACAAGCTCCATGTTGTACATGGGGAGTTCGTAGATTCTCGTGATGGACAAACCTACAAGACGGTAACCATCGAATCCCAGACATGGATGGCAGAGAATCTAAACTACAAAACTGATTCCAGTTTATGCTACAACGATTCCATAGAAAACTGCGAAATATATGGCCGGCTCTATAACAGAAACGAAGCACTATCTGCTTGTCCTAAAGGATGGCGCCTTTCAGACTATAGCGATTGGAACACCCTCGAAAACGTAATAAACAACGACTACGCCCGCAAACTCAGAGCATCTTCTGGCTGGGCAATTGAAAGAGTCAATGGCTCAGACGCCTATGGGTTTAACGTTTTGCCCGGCGGCGAATGCCGTGATGGACATTGCTATTACAAGGGGTACTTCGCAAAATTTTGGATCAACAAAGGGCTACCTATCGAGAGACCGGAAGGAACTGATTACGAAACATATGAAGGTCCTTACGGAGCAAGACAAATATCTGTTAGCGGCGAAGAAGAACTTAGCTTGTACTGGGGATACAAAACAACAGCATGTTCCGTTCGATGCATTAAGGAATAAAAAGCAAGGCCGCGACGAAATCGCGATCTTCTTCAGGCTGGATTATCTCCAAAAAGAAAACCGCCGCGAAACTAATCTTCGCAGCAGCTCTTGATCAGAAGAATCTGGGCAGGCACATACACCGGCCAGACCAAGCCATCGGCAATGGCGGAAATCAATTCCATCACAGAGTGGTCATCGCTAGTGGCGAGAGCAAAACCCACCAGGGCGTCGCCAATGAAGAACACGATCATGCCGATTTTCATAAGCTTGGCCTTATGTGCAGAGAAGTATCCTACAGCACCAGCCTTGCAAGCAACAATCAAGGAACAAATGAGGAATGCTGCGTAACCGCCAATCACAAAAAGAATCTGCGGAACAAGGCCTACAAAATAGGCAATTGCCAGTACAGCAAGAACAACCACAGGCACAATCAAAATCTTGGGGAAGTGAGTATCAGTATCGCTTGTGCGGGTGTGTCTGTAAGTAAGGGCAGACTGGAAGAACATAAAGCAGGTGATACCCAGAATGGACGGGGCAATGGGGAAATCCTGAACAAACATGCCCAGCAATCTAAAGCAGACATCGGCCAGGGCAGAGCAGGTAAAGGCAATCTTCAGCCATTTGCCGTCACGAGGGCAGCAAGCAAAGCGGCTTGCATAAAAAGCCAGCACGGTGAGCAAGAAAGAGCTCAGGAACTTGGTGTAGTTCTGATAAGTGTGCGCATCCTGCAGGCAACTTTCGACAGCGCCGCAATGGAAAAGGTCTACCCAGTCCTTAATGAAATAGGTGGTAAAGACGATTGCAATCGCGATCAACAAAAATCTGGATACGTTATTTTTCATGAGCATGGGGCGTAATTTAGCAAAACGCCTCTTGTATATAAAGCGAATTTACATAAAAGATTTTTTACCCTATTTTAGATAAAAGTTTGTTTACCTTATTAGCAATTACTAAACTGTAAAAGCCTTTTGGTCAAAAGATGTTCTTAACAGTCAGCCCGCAAAGGTTTTTATTTAGCAAAAATCAAATGAGGACCTTTACGGCCACGAACTATACGGCCATTCACATAGAAAACGCGACCATCATTACGCATGCGATGCACTGCACGGGCGTTTTCAAGGCGGCGAGACGCAATGGCCATGGTAGAATCCGCAGAACTACTTGAGCCAACAAAGCTGCTAGACGAAGTCGGATTAACAGTTTCACTGCTGGAGGAACTACTTGTTACGACTGGTCCCACAGGGGCTTTGTATTCATAAGCACCCAAGTCGGGAGCCTTGCCTTCGTAAGGCAATTTTACGTTGACACCCTTGTCGATAAACTGACTCTTGGGAGAAAGTTTCAGGAAATCGATATCGGGCAGGCTACCGTCAGCCTTGCGGGGGCCGAAAGCGCCGCCAAGAGGTTCCAGAGGTTTTCCTGTCACCGTCATGCTGGGATCATCGACGCTGACAAAATCTGCATTGGTCGCCGTCAAGTTCAAGTTCCAGGTGTAGTATTCGCCGGCAGCATAATCCCCGCCGATGTAAGAAGTCTTGTTGGGATAGGCGATGTTATTCTTCATGACGTGAGCCTTGGCTCCCTTCAATACAACGCCATCGGTACGGTTACCCGCAGCGTCCCAGGTACTCGCCCACATGTTGAAGGCGGAACCGTTCATGTAAGCTGTATTATTCAGCCAGTCGTTGCCACCGCTACTGTGGTTGGCGTAAAAACCAGAGGCCTTGTTCTTCCAGGCCACGCAATTTCTGATGGTGTGACGAACGCCAGTCTTGCTGCTGCCCGCCTTAAACCCGTTTCCGTTTCCATCCTTAGGCTTGCCAGTGCCGTAATTGCTGTAGCCGTGACCCATGGCCCAGCTGTTTTCAATCACAACAGGAAATTCCTGGCTAATGAAATCCCAGCCATCGTCACTGTTCCACCAGGCGCGACATCCGATAAACTTCGTCGTATCGCCGCCACTCTGGTAATGAACGCCAAAGCCATCTGCATTCTGCCCGTCACCTTGACGTCCATTAGGGTCGTAGTTGTCATGACTATCGCAGTTCAGGAACAGATGGCCGCCGCCACTTCCCGAGCCTTTTTCATTCACGAAAAATCCGGATCCGCCGTGATGATGACTGTTGATCAATTCCAGAAAGATGTGCTTACTGCGGGAAACGTACACGCCCACGTTGGATTCACCCTTCATGGGAACGTTCTTGAATTCAAGCCCCTTCAAGTGAAGATACTGAGCCTGAATCAAGACGCCATTGGTATAGCGTACGTTATTGGTTCCGTTGGCAATGGGCATCTTGCTAAAGTCGAACACAGGAACCTCGCCAGGATAAGCCAAATAATGAATGCGGTTATTATCGCTAGCACCACTCTTAGTCAAGTGAATGCCAGCAAACATATTGTCGTTCTTCACATAGGTTGTATCCGTATGCATGTAGGTGCCGCCGCGAACCCAAACAGTATCACCAGCTACGACCTTTGAATTAGCCTTTTTCAAGGATGCGAAAGGCTTTTCCTTGGAACCCACATTGGCATCATTTCCATTAGGAGCCACATAGTAAACGGAAGCCATGACAGACTGGGACAAAAGTGCAATAGTCACAGCAAACAAACTCATCTTTAAATTCAACTTAGCCATATATTCTCTCATGAAATTTTTAAAAAAAAGCGTAAGCCGCCTCCGAAATTTTCGAATTAGACTTACGCTCCTGTTTGGTTTTGGATGTAGAAAAGTTACTTGTTATAGATTTTAATTCTAGAAGCGCGGCTTTGCAGATTGCTGGCGGAACGGCCGTTCACAAAGAAACTACGGTTATTTTCGCGCTGACGCAAGAGCTCGCGAGCCCTCTGAATACTGCGATTAGCGATTGCAGCGGTGGTAGAATCCTTTTCGCCTGCAGGCGGAACCACAACAGGATCGATGGATTCCACTACAAACTGGATCTTGTCGATATTTGGGCCGCCATCTGCTGTAGTAGAAGTGAAGGTAATGTTGCTGACGCCAGCAGGCATCTTGAGAACCACATCCTTGCTCTTCCAACTGGTCCATTCGGAGGTAGATTCAAAATCCTGGGACTTCACCTGAACTTCGCCATTGACAGCAATACTTACAGGGCGATTGACAGTAGAACCGTTGGCGAAAACGATGCGAACCTTCTGTTCACCTTCACTGGGAAGGCACACGGGAATGGTCACGGAAGAACCTACGACGTTATCCAGGTTGGCGTAACCCTTGCCGGAGAAGCCTGCGTGCTTATCTTCAAAGATTGTGTTACTGAAAACTGCATTTTCTACTTCGTAGTTCAAGGAGTCCTTGCCTACGAACTTGAAGTTTGCCCCCAGATTCACTTCCTTGTTGAGAGAAGTCACCGTGTAATCCTTGGCGGTGCCAGAGTTATCCCCAGTCCAGCCTGTGAATTCCCAACCTTCCAGCGGGACGGCGGTAAAAGTCACCTTGGAGCCTTCTGCGATTTCGGCACCTTCAATGCTCTGGGCAATTGTACCACCAGCTGCTGCAGCAGTCTTCACGGCAATCTTCTTAATTGCCTTTCCACCAACCCAATCAGGAAGCGTTGCGTTGTACTGCTTTGCGATTGCAGCCAGTTCATCAAGGCGAGCGTTAGCGGTGTACCTCTGACCATCGCGATCGAACATAGGCTTGTTGCTGTAGCGGGTCGGTTCCCAAACAAAAGTACCCCATCCTAAGTCCCCAAAGTCATTCATAATGCCGTTAATCAGCTTAGTACGATCGGCGGTATATTCGCAGCTCAACACAGGCTTTTTCTTCTTGGTCACAAGGCCGAACATGTCGCGCCAATCCTGGCCATTGTTGGTGGTACCATAAGTGGAACCGCAAATGGCATCGTAATCGATGTTGGCGTCAATCTTGCTGTACCAACCTTCAAAACCGCCATCAGGACGGGGGCGACCATGCTGCATCACGATCTTGATGGAGGGATCGATATCGCGGACAGCCTTTACGCCGGAGTTGATGATGTTTGCAAATTCAGCAGTCTTGTTGATAGAAACGCCAGAAACTGCGGAGTTGATTTCATTACCCACCTGAACCATGTCGGGGCGAAGGCCTGCCTTCATCAAGGCGTTCATGGTGGTCTTCACATGGTCATAAGCCAGCTTACCCATTTCGGCATTAGACTTTCCGCTCCAGGATGCAGGCACATACTGCTTGCCGATGGAAGCCCAGGTGTCGCTCATGTGGAAATCCAGGAAGAAGCCCATGTTGTGAGCCTTAATACGCTTGGCGAGAGCAATGGTATGGTCCAGGTCGCACCAGCAAACCTTGGAATTTGCACCGGAATAACTTTCCGTGGCGTAGCCAACGCAAGAATTCACGAAGGTACGAACACGAATGAAGTTGATACCGTGATCTTGAAGGATGTCAAACAGATCCTGTTGCTTGCCATCGTGATAATACTTTGCACCCAGGGATTCATCTTCCAGAACCCAGGAAACATCCACGCCCACAATGTAGGGGCGAGCCATGGCGGCGGCGGCAATTACACCCATAGCAATTGCAGCTTTCTTAAAAGTATTCATGAAATTGAACTTCATAACTTACTCCTTTTTATCCAATCATCCCTATCCAAGCGTTCAAAGGTCCCTAATCCAAAGCGCCTAGACTTTTTATTTTTTTTATTGTACTATAATATGTACTACAACTTTATAGAAACAAATATAATCACTTTTACTACAAAGTGTACTATAAAAATTCAAAATTTTTTAGTACATGCAAAAAAGCCCCCTTTTCAGGGGGTAATTCCGCGTTTTTCATCAAAATCGGCAATTCTGAATTTTTTATTTCATTGCCTGCTTCTGCAGAGCATAGAAAAGTCGCATCCAGTTTTCACTCTGGGAACCGTCGAAGAAGAAAATTTCGTCCAGACCGCCCACCAAATTAGGTTCATCACCGCCAATGGCAGGATTGGTGCAAGTGGAGAAATCGCCTCCATTTTCAAACTGGTCCTTGCTGAGGGGCACACCATCCACATAGGTAAAGACACTGTCCCCACGGATGGTGAAGGAATAGTTGTGCCAGGTTCCATCCAGAATCCGTGCAGTACCATAAGTGGAATTATAAACGCCTTCCCCATCGTGGCGGGCGTCAATACGCAGGTTTACTGCAGCCTGATTACCACGCTGCTGCAGGATGAAGGCTACACTGTCCTTCTTCGCAGAGAGAATGCGAGTATAACTGGTTCCCGGTGTAGCCTGGGAAGCGCTATCAGCCTTGATCCAGATGGATGCGGACATCTGCGTTCCGTTATTGGTGAAGGGTTCAAAGCCTTCAATCATCTTCCAGGAATCCGTAGAATCCAGCCAGAGGGCGTTTCCGAGGATTCCCTCATTCTTAGAGCCCGTCAAGCTGTCAAATGATTCCGTATGGCGCGAAAGCACTACGGCGGTGTCGCCTACAGGCTTACCCCAATCATCGTAATAGCAGTTGTTCAACAAGTCAAATGAGAGAGTTCCACTTTCCGAGAAGACAACTTCCTTTAGGCTGCCCCAGTACAGCAGGGAATCCCCTTCGCTCTTTTGTAGAGGGATTACGCGACCTAGCGCATCCACAAGGCAGGCCTTCGTGGCAGGCTTTTCCAGACGGATGGGCAGAGGCATATCCTTGAAGGGTTCATCTGCAGAAGATAGATCTTCAAAGCCTTCCGGAAGCGAAATGGTCAATGGAATCACTTTTGCATTGGCAATACTATCAGCATGAATAAAGGTTGTTTCTCCATCTTTCAATGCGAAGTCCGACCAGAAAAAGCCTTCGTCAGTAATGTCGACTAACCAATGGGAGCCGCCGGGAATTTCAGGCAGATGGTCCACCTTAACTAACCCATTTGCCACAGCAGCAGAATCCAGAACGTGGTTGATGACACTCAGGGTGGAATAGATGGTGTCATTCTTTAAGGATCTTGCGACAGGCACTGAAACTTTTATAGTGTCACCAATTTTACGGTCAAGAGGTCTCAAGTCAAAGTAGGCACTGGCCTTGCCCGCCGTGATTTCCCCATAGGAGGTTTCGACGCACTTGGCTCCTGTGGAATCCACATAATAGGCCGCACAGTCACCAAGTTCAAAGTGGATGTAGACGGTTCTTTCATCACCATCTCCATTGGAAACGACTGCGGAATCACAAATTCGGCCGCCAGCCATTTTCCATTCAAAATCCAGTATTCCCACAGCGTATTCAACGGAGTCCCGATGGAGACCAAATTCTCCATCGTAGATGATCAGGGAATCATTCCTGAATTCTTCATACTTGCATTTCAATGAAATGTTCATGTCGAAGGTTTTTGCGTCAAAAAACACATGTTCAATTTTCTTTTCGTTGGAGTCTACAGGATAGTCACTACTATGGAGTTTGATGGTCTGACTTACGATGAGATTGGTGATGCCCTTATCGCCGATGCGATAGGTTTCGCCCTCTTCGGCGTTTAGGTCAATGGCGATAGAACGTACGTCACCCTTTACCGGCAAGATGGTCAGGGAGTCATAATCTTGAGCAGGTACGCTATCCATGGAAACATGGCCCGCAGCGATGTTCGATTCGCTTACAACCTTTTCCAAATAGGCGGTTGATGTGAAAACTGTGTCGCCCACGGTATCACGCTCCGTGCGGGAAAGCTGCAAGGTATCCCCTTCGGAGATTTCAAAGTCCGCAACGGAAATCATGACGCGTGCCACGCCATGACCTGTATTGGTTTCAATTAACACCTTGTTTCCGGTGTTGGTTTCAATAAGAATGCCTGCGACACCGCTGTCACTACTGCAGGCGGCAAACAGCATTGTCATAAATAGCAGAAACGCCGTCAATACGAATTTCAAATTTTTCATACCCAACCTCAAACTTTACTTCTTCAAGTTGCTGAAAACGTGAAGATTGATATGTTCCACTTCGGTGGGAGTGTCCGTATCGGCGGCCACGATTTTGCGAACCACATCCTTGAACTTTTCGGCGGCGGCCTCCACCTTCTTGCGGCCCTTTGCAGAAACGCTAAAAGTAAAGGTGGTCATATCGCGGGATTCCTTGCCTTCGGAATCCAAGGCCTGCTTGGAGAGTTCCAGGCACTGCTTCTGATACTGGAGAACCATCTGGCTTTTGCACTGCTGTACAGTAGCCATGCTTTCCTTGGTAGGTTTCCAGAATCCCTGATCGTTACGGCGGATCAGTTCCATCTTCTGCATCAAGGCGAGACTTGCCTGGATTTTCTTTTCGCTCACCGGCGGGAAAATTTTTTCAGAAAGTTCACTTACGTCGTCGGACACATCCAGAATTTCGAGGATTGCGTAGATGGTGCTGTTGTACCAGTTGGCAAAGAACTCGTAGCTGTCGGGATTGACGATAGCCTGGGGATTCTTGTTCAGACGCATCATTTCAGCGAAGGCGGCATCCCGGACTTCGGCGGTCTTGCCCTGGTCAAAATTAACCATGGCCTCAAAATATTTTGCCTCGTTTCCCTTGAGCCCAATAACATCTACAAAGCGGCCCAGCATGGTGTCGGTCACCTTTTTGCCCTGAACTACATCATTAAAATAGCTGCGGGTATTGGGGAGGCCCAGCAGGTTGCAAAATTCCGTACGGCTAAAATTTGGTTCCGCCGCCTGACGGCGTTCCTGATACTCAGCAAGAAACTTACGGAACTTGGTAAATTCAAAAATATTTGCGTACATAGGCAATAAATCCGTTAAATTTTCACAACCATAATATAGTACATAAAGTAGTAAATTCACACCATTTTTCTAAAAAATCATAGTACAAGTTATAGTTAATCACATTTTTACCTATTCCAAAGTAATTAATACACAATTATCAACAACTTTTTCACTTTTTTCTTGAAAGCACCCATTGATTTATAGTACAATTTGTAGTACATTATGTAGTACAATAAACATGACCCTGGTTAGGTCGAAGAAAAAGGGATGTTTGGAAATGATCAACGAATCAAAAAATTCTAAAAGTGATTTAGCAGTCAAGGCTGGAATTTTCCTCGCCGCATTTGGTTTAATCGCAGCCTTTTCCAGCACACATGCTGCAGATAGCTACAAATTTGACTTTGGTGATGGTCCCGTTGCCGCGGGTTATACCCAGATTAAGTCCAACACCAAATTCGACGCTACCAAGGGCTACGGTTTTGAATCGGGAACCATCAGCTCCGTAGACCGCCTTTGGGATGACGACCTGAAAACAGACTTTCTCACCTCCAAGGGAGACATGATTTTCTCTGTGGTTCTTCCCCAGGGTAACTACGAAGTGTCCTTCACTTTTGGCGATGGCGAAAATGAAAGCGAGACCACCGTCTGGGCTGAAAATCGCAAGCTCATGTTTGACCGCGTCACCACTGCCGGCGGCGTCTTTAGCACACAGAGCGTTTCCCTTCGCCGTATGGAAACCAAGAGCATCGATGGCTCCGTTACCATGAGCATCAAGGACCGCGAAAAGGATTACAGAACTTGGGACAACAAGCTGACCTTTATCATCAGCGGCAAGGCTCCCGCTGTGGCAGGCATTGAAATCAAGCCCAAGAACGACGTGACTACCTTGTGGCTCTGCGGAAATTCCACCGTAGTGGACCAGCTGACAGCTCCTTGGGCGGGTTGGGGACAGATGTCCCCGGGATTTTTCAAATCCAGCCTTGCCGTCGCCAACTACGCGGAATCCGGCCTTACCGCCAGCGGCTTTTATAGTATGAAGCGTTTGGCAAAGATTCTCGCCGAAGTCAAGAAAGGCGATTATGTGACGGTGCAGTTCGCCCATAACGACCAGAAGAACGCCACCGACGTGGCTAACTACGAAACGACCCTGACCAAGTATGCTAACGAAATCAAGGCCAAGGGTGCCATCCCCCTGTTCGTTACATCCACCGCACGCCAGGGCGAACTGGACCCGAAAACAAGCGTGGGCGGCCTTCCCGAAAAAATGCGCGCCCTTGGTCAAAAGCTTGGCGTTACCGTTCTGGATTTGAATCAGCATTCCATTAACCTGCAGAATGCCCTAGGCAACAACAAGGAAAAGCTGTACATGTACACCGCCAGCGACAAGACTCATTTCTGCGAATACGGCGCGTACGAATTGGCCCGCGCCATCCTGGAAGAAATGAAGACCAAGGTTCCTGATCTGGCAAAGCACCTACGCGATAACCACGTTGCATTTGATTCCAAGAAGCCCGACGCTCTGGACATTCTGACTCAGGCAAAGGCTCCCATCACCGAAGGCGGCCTCATTCAGGTTCCCGAAGAACCGGAATCTTCCAGCTCGGGAGAAGCACCCGCAGAATCCTCTAGCAGCAAGGGCGGCGAATCCACCGAGGGAACAACTTCCGCAGAACTTCCCGCAAATGCCGTCATCGGCATTCAGGGCGACCAGTTTGCTTCAGCTGACGGCGTCAAGGAAACCACAAACACAGGCTACACCGGCGAAGGTTACCTAAACATCGATAACGGTGCAGGAACCCGCGCCACTTACAAACTGGAAAAGGATTCAACCCGCGGCGACACTGTATATATTCGCTTTGCCAACGGCTCAGATGCAAACCGCGACATGATCGTCAACGGCATCGAAGTTGAATTTCCGCCTACCGGCAGCTGGACCAATTGGAAAATCGTAAGCGTTCCTCTGAACCTCAGCAATTCCGTAAGGCTTGAAATGGAATCTCTGGCAGAAAAGGGCGGTCCCAATATTGACTGGATCGGATGGAGCGTAAATCATTCGGCAGACTCCTCGGCCGAACCCCAAGCCATCTCCCAGAACATCACCGGCGCCGCAGCAAAGTTTAGCGCACACTTCTCCGGAAACAGCATCTTTCTAAACAATGCTCCCAATGGTTCCTATACAATCAGCATTTTTGATATGCAGGGCAACAAAGTCAAAAGCATTCAAAATGCCCAGGGCAATGAATTCAACGTCCAGCTGAATCACGGAACTTATATCATTCGCATTTCACAGGACAATCGCATCTTTGAAATGACAAGAATCATTAAACGATAAATCAAAAAATGAGGAAAAATTGGGTATGAATATCACAAGAAAATCAATCGCAGCATTGGCCACCATGATGGCCTTCGGCTTGGCCACCGACGCCGTAGCCGCAAGAAAGTTTGAATATCTGGATCGCGGCGTTGTCGCTGTCCGACAGAACAACACCAACGCCTTGGTAACCTGGCGCAGTCTGGCCAGCGACGAAGACAATCTCGGCTTTAATGTCTACCGCGTCACCGGCAAGGACACCGTAAAACTCACAAGCGCACCCGTCACCAAGGGCACCAACTTCGTAGATGGCAAGGCCGACTTTTCCAAAGCAAACACCTACTTCGTAAAGAAAGTGCTGAACGGCAAGGAACTGGAAACCAAGGGCAGCTACACCATGCCCGCCAACAAGGGCGTCGGCCCTTACGTCACCGTTCCTATCAAAGCTGGGACTGCCGTTCATTTTGTTTGGGTCGGCGACCTGGATGGAGACGGCGCTTACGACTATCTTCTGGACCGCCCTACCGATGACGAGCAGAAACTGGAAGCCTACAGCAGCACCGGAAAATATTTGTGGACTCTGAATCTGGGCCCCAATAGCGCCAACAAGAACAACATTACTCCGGGCGCGTCTACTCTAGACGTTGGCATGTGGGATGGCGCCACCGTCTACGATATTGATTCCGACGGATACGCCGAAGTCATCGTCCGCATCGCCGATGGCGTTACCTTTGGCGACGGCAAGAAATTTTCTCTCAGCGGTACAAACGCCCAGGTCGTCGCAGTCCTGGA is a window encoding:
- a CDS encoding right-handed parallel beta-helix repeat-containing protein encodes the protein MAKLNLKMSLFAVTIALLSQSVMASVYYVAPNGNDANVGSKEKPFASLKKANSKVVAGDTVWVRGGTYMHTDTTYVKNDNMFAGIHLTKSGASDNNRIHYLAYPGEVPVFDFSKMPIANGTNNVRYTNGVLIQAQYLHLKGLEFKNVPMKGESNVGVYVSRSKHIFLELINSHHHGGSGFFVNEKGSGSGGGHLFLNCDSHDNYDPNGRQGDGQNADGFGVHYQSGGDTTKFIGCRAWWNSDDGWDFISQEFPVVIENSWAMGHGYSNYGTGKPKDGNGNGFKAGSSKTGVRHTIRNCVAWKNKASGFYANHSSGGNDWLNNTAYMNGSAFNMWASTWDAAGNRTDGVVLKGAKAHVMKNNIAYPNKTSYIGGDYAAGEYYTWNLNLTATNADFVSVDDPSMTVTGKPLEPLGGAFGPRKADGSLPDIDFLKLSPKSQFIDKGVNVKLPYEGKAPDLGAYEYKAPVGPVVTSSSSSSETVNPTSSSSFVGSSSSADSTMAIASRRLENARAVHRMRNDGRVFYVNGRIVRGRKGPHLIFAK
- a CDS encoding TIGR02147 family protein, which codes for MYANIFEFTKFRKFLAEYQERRQAAEPNFSRTEFCNLLGLPNTRSYFNDVVQGKKVTDTMLGRFVDVIGLKGNEAKYFEAMVNFDQGKTAEVRDAAFAEMMRLNKNPQAIVNPDSYEFFANWYNSTIYAILEILDVSDDVSELSEKIFPPVSEKKIQASLALMQKMELIRRNDQGFWKPTKESMATVQQCKSQMVLQYQKQCLELSKQALDSEGKESRDMTTFTFSVSAKGRKKVEAAAEKFKDVVRKIVAADTDTPTEVEHINLHVFSNLKK
- a CDS encoding LamG domain-containing protein, which produces MKNLKFVLTAFLLFMTMLFAACSSDSGVAGILIETNTGNKVLIETNTGHGVARVMISVADFEISEGDTLQLSRTERDTVGDTVFTSTAYLEKVVSESNIAAGHVSMDSVPAQDYDSLTILPVKGDVRSIAIDLNAEEGETYRIGDKGITNLIVSQTIKLHSSDYPVDSNEKKIEHVFFDAKTFDMNISLKCKYEEFRNDSLIIYDGEFGLHRDSVEYAVGILDFEWKMAGGRICDSAVVSNGDGDERTVYIHFELGDCAAYYVDSTGAKCVETSYGEITAGKASAYFDLRPLDRKIGDTIKVSVPVARSLKNDTIYSTLSVINHVLDSAAVANGLVKVDHLPEIPGGSHWLVDITDEGFFWSDFALKDGETTFIHADSIANAKVIPLTISLPEGFEDLSSADEPFKDMPLPIRLEKPATKACLVDALGRVIPLQKSEGDSLLYWGSLKEVVFSESGTLSFDLLNNCYYDDWGKPVGDTAVVLSRHTESFDSLTGSKNEGILGNALWLDSTDSWKMIEGFEPFTNNGTQMSASIWIKADSASQATPGTSYTRILSAKKDSVAFILQQRGNQAAVNLRIDARHDGEGVYNSTYGTARILDGTWHNYSFTIRGDSVFTYVDGVPLSKDQFENGGDFSTCTNPAIGGDEPNLVGGLDEIFFFDGSQSENWMRLFYALQKQAMK
- a CDS encoding glycosyl hydrolase 53 family protein — protein: MKFNFMNTFKKAAIAMGVIAAAAMARPYIVGVDVSWVLEDESLGAKYYHDGKQQDLFDILQDHGINFIRVRTFVNSCVGYATESYSGANSKVCWCDLDHTIALAKRIKAHNMGFFLDFHMSDTWASIGKQYVPASWSGKSNAEMGKLAYDHVKTTMNALMKAGLRPDMVQVGNEINSAVSGVSINKTAEFANIINSGVKAVRDIDPSIKIVMQHGRPRPDGGFEGWYSKIDANIDYDAICGSTYGTTNNGQDWRDMFGLVTKKKKPVLSCEYTADRTKLINGIMNDFGDLGWGTFVWEPTRYSNKPMFDRDGQRYTANARLDELAAIAKQYNATLPDWVGGKAIKKIAVKTAAAAGGTIAQSIEGAEIAEGSKVTFTAVPLEGWEFTGWTGDNSGTAKDYTVTSLNKEVNLGANFKFVGKDSLNYEVENAVFSNTIFEDKHAGFSGKGYANLDNVVGSSVTIPVCLPSEGEQKVRIVFANGSTVNRPVSIAVNGEVQVKSQDFESTSEWTSWKSKDVVLKMPAGVSNITFTSTTADGGPNIDKIQFVVESIDPVVVPPAGEKDSTTAAIANRSIQRARELLRQRENNRSFFVNGRSASNLQSRASRIKIYNK
- a CDS encoding fibrobacter succinogenes major paralogous domain-containing protein, with product MVKQISAIFGIAFLIAACETKTSEPEIEVHVEHGEFTDSRDGQTYKTVTIESQTWMAENLNYKTDKSFCYNNVTDSCNIYGRLYSEYRFNNAYIELCPEGWHTPNREEWIILFETVGGTETAGIKLHSSDRWMYSWDIGENKYGFSILPAGEKCSNFDGINEWATFWVRDNSTIYNQVNISGKYPYFENTDYDCAFSIRCIKD